One segment of candidate division WOR-3 bacterium DNA contains the following:
- a CDS encoding glycosyltransferase family 2 protein, whose protein sequence is MKKVKASVIIPTSDRLPVLKACIFALLNQTVEDFEIILIDDASRDGTREFIEDSNFSKVRYFRLEQRKGPYYARNLGIKEAKGEIIIFIDSDVVVFPDFVEDHLEIHDRREDLVVQGMVRHIETLDEVNFNRFYLPNALCLRTFITQNVSLRRKYLIAVGGFELFGPELGYKDIDLGFRLMDLRLKWVYGIRKCKAFHIDGELSLESLKGIFLKWEKQGASAYYFVKKWGNRGEKYARTKKAILFSKLFNTKRWIENENVIRLILESEDNFGLVSAFLRGLARYHYRNKGIEEARKNEGFSYSSDI, encoded by the coding sequence ATGAAAAAGGTAAAAGCTTCTGTTATTATTCCTACTTCTGATAGACTTCCGGTTCTAAAGGCTTGCATTTTTGCTCTCTTGAATCAGACGGTAGAGGATTTTGAGATTATTCTTATTGATGATGCTTCAAGGGATGGGACAAGAGAATTTATAGAAGACTCTAATTTCTCTAAAGTTAGATATTTCCGACTTGAGCAAAGGAAAGGACCTTATTATGCTCGAAATTTAGGAATAAAAGAAGCAAAAGGAGAGATAATAATTTTTATTGATTCGGATGTTGTTGTTTTCCCGGATTTTGTAGAAGATCATTTAGAAATTCATGATAGAAGGGAAGATCTTGTTGTTCAAGGGATGGTTAGACATATTGAAACATTAGATGAGGTCAATTTTAATAGATTTTATCTCCCTAATGCTCTTTGCCTTAGAACATTTATTACCCAAAATGTTTCTCTAAGAAGGAAATATCTTATAGCCGTAGGTGGTTTTGAATTATTTGGCCCTGAGTTAGGTTATAAAGATATAGATTTAGGATTTAGACTAATGGACCTTAGACTTAAGTGGGTTTATGGGATAAGGAAATGCAAGGCTTTCCATATAGATGGGGAATTATCTTTGGAAAGTCTTAAGGGTATATTTTTGAAGTGGGAGAAGCAAGGAGCTTCTGCGTATTATTTTGTTAAGAAGTGGGGAAATAGAGGAGAAAAATACGCAAGAACAAAAAAAGCTATTTTATTTTCTAAGTTATTTAATACAAAAAGATGGATAGAGAATGAAAATGTTATTAGGCTTATTTTGGAAAGCGAAGATAATTTCGGTTTAGTTTCGGCTTTCCTTAGAGGATTAGCTCGTTATCATTATAGGAATAAAGGGATTGAAGAGGCGAGAAAAAATGAAGGCTTCAGTTATAGTAGTGACATTTAA
- a CDS encoding glycosyltransferase family 2 protein — translation MKASVIVVTFNRAPILVHCIDKLLNQSVDDYEVIVVDDGSTDGTEDLIKKIDDKRVLYLKNEKNMGQPFSRNRGIKIANGEVIIFVDSDVLVHKNFVEDHLKIHERNDKLIVQGLVRHIRDIKDYNKMNLKIDGLCLSGLVTQNVSVRRKWLLEVGGLDESFGTIMGYEDIELGRRLKGIGLKTVYSWRRCLAWHMDGRETDERLESVFNKAFMFGRNAVKFSRMYGKKVAMRHLKKNYVFFINKILGTEYWVEKKGLNYLKTHKNGFSYPILKWIIKYYYRGKGIKEALKEEGSIYDY, via the coding sequence ATGAAGGCTTCAGTTATAGTAGTGACATTTAATAGGGCTCCTATTTTGGTTCATTGTATAGATAAACTATTGAACCAATCGGTGGATGATTATGAAGTTATAGTTGTTGATGATGGTTCTACAGATGGAACAGAAGATTTGATAAAGAAAATTGATGATAAGAGAGTTTTATATCTTAAAAATGAAAAAAATATGGGGCAGCCCTTTTCCAGAAATAGAGGAATAAAAATTGCAAATGGAGAGGTAATTATATTTGTGGATTCGGATGTATTAGTTCATAAAAATTTTGTAGAGGACCATTTGAAAATTCATGAAAGAAACGATAAATTGATTGTTCAAGGTTTAGTTAGACATATAAGAGATATAAAAGATTATAATAAAATGAATCTTAAAATTGATGGTCTTTGCCTTAGTGGACTTGTTACCCAAAATGTTTCTGTTAGAAGAAAATGGCTTTTAGAAGTTGGAGGCCTTGACGAGTCTTTTGGAACCATTATGGGGTATGAGGATATAGAGTTGGGCAGGCGCCTTAAAGGGATTGGTCTTAAAACTGTTTATTCTTGGAGAAGGTGTCTTGCTTGGCATATGGATGGCAGAGAAACAGATGAACGTTTAGAGAGCGTTTTTAATAAAGCTTTTATGTTTGGTAGAAATGCAGTTAAATTTTCAAGAATGTATGGTAAGAAAGTGGCAATGAGACATTTAAAGAAAAATTATGTTTTTTTTATAAATAAGATTCTTGGAACAGAATATTGGGTGGAGAAAAAGGGCCTTAATTATCTTAAGACGCACAAAAATGGTTTTTCTTATCCAATTCTAAAATGGATTATAAAATATTATTACAGAGGAAAAGGAATTAAAGAGGCTTTGAAAGAGGAAGGAAGTATTTATGATTATTAA